GCCTTTTGGTATTGCGCAAATGGGCAAGTCATTTCGCAACGAAATCACAACTGGTAACTTCATCTTCAGAACCAGAGAGTTTGAGCAGATGGAGATCGAGTACTTCGTCAAGCCGGGCACTGATGAGAAGTGCTTCAATTACTGGGTGAAGGAGCGCTTCAATTGGTACTTAAAGCTTGGAATCAGAGAGGAGAACCTGCGCCTTCGCCAGCATGCTAAGGAAGAACTGGCTCATTATGCCAAGGACTGCGACGATATTGAGTATCTTTTCCCTATGGGTTGGGCGGAACTAGAGGGCATTGCCAACCGGGGCGACTTCGACCTTGTGCAACATGCTAAGTATAGCGGAAAAACCTTGAGCTACTTTGATGAGGAGACAGGGGAGCGTTATACGCCCTATGTTATTGAGCCTTCGGCCGGTGTTGACCGCTCGACGCTGGCTTTCCTTATAGATGCCTATGATGAGGAGCTAGCTGAAGGGGAAACCAGGGTGGTTTTGCATTTTCATCCAGAATTAGCTCCAATCAAAGTGGCCATTCTGCCTTTAAGCAGAAATGAGAAGCTGGTGCCTCTAGCTAGGGAGGTATATGCTGAACTTCGCCGACATTTTATGACGCAGTATGATGATGCCCAGAGCATAGGTCGGCGGTATCGTCGGCAGGATGAAATCGGTACCCCATTTTGTGTTACTATTGATTTCCAATCGCTGGAGGACAAACAGGTTACTATTCGAGAACGCGATAGCATGGCGCAGATTAGATTGGCGATAAAGGATATGGCGAATACCTTACAGTCTAAACTGAGCGGTGAGCCCTTTGCTACACAGTCACTATGGGAAACTAGGACACCAGGTACTTCGGAATAAATAATAAATAATGAAGATTCTCCATTCTTTTGAACTCCGTCTGGGCGTGGAGACTTTTGATGTCGACTCGGCTACGGGATCCTCGACAAGGCTGATTGATGTTCTCAGGGCTCTGGGCGAGGTGGTAGAATATGCAGTGGGCAATGGTGTTGACTTGGTTATCTTCTGCGGCGATATACGAGGCTCTTAGAGAGGCTCATTATGCTACTATTGCCGAAGCAGGCAGGAGATGTGCTTTAGATTGGGTGAGTGGACGAGCCAGAAGTTGACTCCGGTTGAAGGCTAAAGAAATACTTAGAGACTAAGAAAGTATTTGATGAGTGCCAGGAGGTCTTATTTGGATATGGCGAAAGGTTGATATGGGAAGCGGAGCAAAGGATAGAAGAAGGTATGGAGGTTGGAAGTTAAGATGAGGTTAAAGTTTGGCATAAGAGCTAAAATTCTTATCTTTTTTTTGGCTTTGTCTTTTATCTCACTGGGTGTTACTAGCTCACTGGCATTTCGTACCATATATCAGGTCAGGGATATTGCCAAAAAGAGTAGCGCTACCATGGTAGACGAAGTTGCGCGTCAGAGCATTGTTGCTTTGGAAGACCTGGGCCGAACTTTAATACAGCGGCGGGCACTGTATGTTGCCAATGAGATGGAACTCTTTATGCGGTATCATCCAGCCTTGAGCATTTCCGAGTTGACGGGGAATAAGGAGCTGGGCGAGATAGCAGTTCAACGTGTAGGACAAACTGGGTCTACAATGGCCTATGATAAGACTGGCACGGTCTATTTCCATAGCACCCCTCAAATGGTGGGTGTCAACTTACTTAAGGTGGGTGGTGAGCCTGTCTACTTTGCGTCTATCGTAGGAAGGAGTTTTAAGGGAGAAGCCTCAGGCATTTATGACTGGGAAGATACTAAAGGGGAGGTCAGGACAAAATATATGCATTGTATGCCTGTAGAAGGTACGGAGTTTGTAGTAGCGGCATCTACCTACATTGATGAGTACTCGGCACCTGCCGGGGAGTTAGAAGCTGAGATAACTTCCACAGTTAAGAAGGCTATGCAAGACATAAATGAGAGAGTAGAGAAAACGCAGTGGATTCTCACTGGTGTTTTCGGTGGCATGATTCTTATTGCTGCTGCAGTGATATTTTTACTATCAAGGGCGATCACCCGGCCAATACTGGCGTTGACCAAGGGTGCTGAAGTCATAGCCAAGGGCGAGCTTGACTATAGCATTAGTGCTGATACTGGTGATGAAATCCAGCAGTTGGCTGAGCAGTTCAATGATATGGCCAAGGCTTTAAAGGAGTCCTATACTGACCTGGAACGAAAGGTTGAAGATCGCACCAAACAGGAACGACAGAGAGCGGAGCAACTACGTACCATAAACGAGGTTGGCCGTAAGATTAGCTCTATCGTGCATCTTGACGAACTATTACCGTATGTAGGCAACCTGCTCCATGAGACCTTCCACTACTATAATGTCAACATCTTTCTGATGGAACCTAGCTCTGGTAAAGTTGCGCTTAAAGCGCTGTGTTTAAGCGGACAGAAAGGGGTTATACCGGTGCAGGTGCCTCTGGAGGTTGATGAGGAGAGTATAGTTGGCTGGGTAGCTCAGACAGGTGAGCCGATTTTGGCGAATGATGTAAGTGAGGATTTTAGGTATCGTGCTGTCGAGGCATTAAGAGACACTAAGTCTGAGCTTGCTGTTCCTGTCAAGATTGGGAACAACGTTCTTGGAGTTTTGGATATCGAGAGCACCGAAGTTGATGCTTTTGGCGAAGCTGATTTATACACTGCCCAGACGCTAGCTGACCAGCTGGCTGTGGCTATTGAAAATGCCCGTCTCTACGAGGAGACACGTCAGATAGCAGTTATGGAGGAACGTAACCGCATGGCCAGAGAGATCCATGACACACTGGCTCAAGGATTCAGCGGCATTATTCTACAGCTTGAAGCAGCTGAACAGGCATTGGGTGAGGATGTTGCAGCAGCGGAGCGGCATTTGAATCAAGCTCGAAGCCTGGCTCGAAAAAGCCTAGCTGAAGCTCGGCGGTCGGTGTGGAACCTACGGCCTCAGGCTTTGGAACAGCTGCCTTTAGTTGAGGCGATTAAACAGGAGGTAGATAAACTCAGTCAGGGCGTTGGTGTGAATGCTCAGTTCGATGTTTTTGGTGTGAGGCGTGGCCTGCCGCCAGAAATAGAAGCAGGTCTTCTGCGCATTTGCCAGGAGTCCCTGACTAATGTGAGGAAACATGCCAAAGCTACTGAGGTGGAAGTGAGTCTGACTTTTGATGAGTCAGCGGTGGAGCTGAGTGTTAGCGACAATGGCGTTGGCTTCAGGCCAAGAGCATCAGGTGGTGATGAAAAGAAAAGGGATACCTTCGGGTTAGTAAGTATGCGGGAACGGGCTCGAGGCTTAGGAGGTACATTTGAAGTACAGAGCAGAAGAGGTAAAGGAACGCTGGTTAAGGTAGTTATTCCTACCAGCAAGGAGGTTTCGCAGTGGGAGCTATAAAGATTTTGATTGCTGATGACCATCCGGTGGTTAGAGAGGGGTTGTTTGCCATGCTGAGCAGGGAAGCTGACTTTGAGGTGGTTGGCGATGCTAAAGATGGGGTGGAAGCAGTGAATAAAGCCAAGGAGTTGAAACCGGACGTAGTGCTTATGGACCTTCGGATGCCGGAGATGGATGGTGTAGAGGCTATGCGTCAGATAAAGTCAGTGGTGCCTGATGTTAGATTCATAATCCTGACCACCTATAGCGATGACGAGTATATATTTAGTGGTATCGAAGCTGGTGCTCGGGCCTATCTCCTTAAAGATGCTCCGAGAGAGGATTTATTCAAGGCAATAAGGGCTGTTTATCAAGGTGAGTCACTTATTCAGCCAGTGGTGGCATCAAAATTGCTTGACCGTTTCTCCGAGCTATCTCGTCGGACACCGTCTGGTGATGAGCTTTCCGAGCGAGAGTTGGAAATATTGCGTCTTATGGCTAAAGGTGCGGCTAATAAAGAGATTAGTGCTCAACTTAGCATTGCCCAGAGTACGGTGAAGACGCATATTGCTAATATTTTTCAAAAACTGGGAGTGAATGACCGTACCGAAGCCGTAACTCAAGCTCTTAAGAAAGGTATAATCCGTCTTTAGTCATGCTAAAGTATTACTTAACATCGGATAGAAGGTTGACTTTAGGGTCACCCTTTTTCCGCAGGTGAAACCAGCCACTATCCTGATTGTGTAACTGAGTTAAGACGGTAAACTTAACTTAAGATTAAGGTGATTGGCGATGATATAAGTCACACCTAAGAAAGGCAAGCCTGGATATCAGTAGAGGTGAAATGGAAAAGATAAAGGTACTTATAGTCGATGATAATGAAGTGGTAAGGGAGGGACTCAAGAGCATCCTCGAGCCCCAGACTGATATAGATGTGGTTGGGGAGGCTGTGGATGGCCTTGATGCAGTGACGCAAGCGGAAAAGCTGAACCCGGATATCATTTTGATGGATGCTCACATGCCCGGCATAGATGGCACAGAGGCAACCCGTCGAATAAAGAGGAGCCTGCCCGATGTCAAAGTTTTATTTTTAACGGTCTATGGCGATTATGTCGGGTCAGCGCTTGATGCTGGTGCTAGTTGGTACCTGACCAAAGATTGCAGACGTCAGGACTTGATGGAAGCCATCAGGGTTTTGGCGCGGAGCAACCGAGCAAAAGCGAAAAAGGCCGGCTGAGCACAGTTGTTTGTAATTTAAGAAATTAGGCAGCAGTTTTAGGTATCATCTGAGCGAGCCCATAGCGTTTTCTTTGCCTCTTATCGTTGAAGCCTTTCCCGGAAGACTTTTGTTGTTAATGTCGATATGTAAGCATATCTGGACAAGGGCTTGAATTGCTCTCAGAGTCTGTTAGAATTGAATTAAGCTGCAGGGGGCAAGGCTAGTTTGAAGTATTTTTAGGAGGGGGTGGAGCGATGCCTATCTATGTGATGTTAACAACCTTGACTGATGAGGGCAGAAAGACCATTAAACCTGTTTATCCCTTTGTTTGTGGTATTGCCCTTTCCTGCTTTATGGGGGAGGGTCAGGGTAAGTGAGAAAGTTCAGGCCATCCTACACCTGAAGCCGCGTACGGTTGATGATCTCTCGCTTGGCAGCATCGGGGAGGTCATCGAAATAGGCGCAATAACCGGATACGCGTACCACCAACTCTGGATATTTCCCCGGATTGCGCCGGGCATCCTCCAGCATCTCAGGGTCGAGCACATTCAACTGCATTTCCAGCCCCTTTGAGCCGAAAAAGCCCTTCACTAGACCGGTAAGTATGTCCAACCCTCGGTCGCCAGCTATAGTATTGGGGTCGAAACGGAGGTTCATAGCATAACCGTTTGGCGACAGTGCCGAGTCCACGTGCGCCACGGAGTTAAGCAAGGCTGTCGGTCCTAGCCGGTCACAACCGTTGGTGGCGCCCATGCTGGCAGCGAGCGGCTCCCCAGACTTTCTACCGCTGGGTAAAGCCGCTGTTCGCTTGCCGAAAGCTACATGGCAGGTCACGGAATAGAAACCGGGCACATAGGGACCGCCACGTGTATTGCGGTGCTGGGCTAAAGCTGAGTGGAAAATATGCACCACCTGATTGGCATAGCCATCAGGCAGGCGATGGTCATTCCCATATTTAGGGGCTTTGAGCAGTTCAGCCTGGAGTTCAGGAGACGAAGCGAAGTTATCACGCAACGCCTCCAGTACCTTAGCCATAGTATACTTGCGACGCTGGAAAACCACATAATCCAGAGCCGCCAGCGAATCAGCTAGGTCAGCCACTCCCACCCCCTGAATGCCGCTGGAGTTATATAAAGCTCCGCCAGCAGTTACATCACGTCCTGATTCCAGACAGCCATCTACCAGCATGGACGAAAATGGCGTGGGGTGATAACCACGGTTCCCCTGTTCAATCACCTGCAGGTCATTTATCATCCGTGCCACCATATACCTCACCTGCGTCTTAAAGGCTTTAATCACCTGGTCAATGCTGGTGAAAGAGATGGGGTCTGAGGTGGCTGCGCCAATTTTACGTCGACCGTTGAGCCGTCGGCCACCATTGAGCGCCAGCTCAAGGCAGAGAGGAAGATTAAATAATGCCGCATCGGTGGAGAAGAAGCTCTTTCCCGGCAGAGCCAGCTCCACACAGCCGACCACGGCATAATTTCGTGCCTCCTCCAGTGGATAGCCATGAGAGACAAGCGAGGCTATGGCCGCCTCATCATTGAACAGGGCTGGCACCCCATTGCCTTTCCTGGCCACATCCGCCGCTCGCCTCAGATAACTTTCAGGAGAACCGACGTGGATGCGTGCCTGATAGTTCGGGTCACGCAAGCCAGATTCCTCCATCACGTCGAGAAAGATATGGGTAAGGTCATTAACCACGTCTTTCCCCTCTCGGTCCAGACCCCCGACTATCGCCGCCTGCACCACCAGGTAGCCGCCATGATATTGGCTGACCCCCTCGGAAAGCAGGAAGACATGCTCAGTTGCCTTAGCCGAGAAACAGAGCAGCAGTTCGCGGGCTCGTTGTGGAGTGATTCGCTCTTCTTGTAGGTCACGCTGGTAGTAAGGATAAAGATACTGGTCCATCCTGCCGAAGGAGATAGCGGAGTTGAGCCCTTCAAGGCACACCGCCATATGCGTCAGCCACAGCGACTGCAGGGCTTCATGAAAAGTGTCGGCCGGGTTATATGGGACTCTGCGGCAGATGCGGGCTATTTCCTTCAGCCCAGCGGCACGCTCCTCATCCTTTTCCTTAATAGCTAAACGCTCAGCCTCGTCCCCTAGCCGCCCGGCATAATCAACCAGCCCTTCACAGGCAACTCTCGCCGCTCGGTGGAGGTCACTTTCCTTTCCCGCCATAGTTTCCAGATAGCCTTTTACACCCAGCCTGAGCATCTTCTGGTAGTTAGGCAGGAAGTGCCCGATGCCGCCGGCTTCGTTAATCAAGTAATAGGTAGCCTTAAGCTGCTCCAATACATAGCGCAGCAGCTCACGCCGACGCCCAGAGAAAGCCCGCACCGGCATATTGCGGAAAAGCCAGTAAGGAAAAACACCGAACAGCAGCTTCAAGCGGTCGCGCCAGGGGATGTGCAAAGGGGTTGTCTTCCTCTTATCAATCCACAGCAGGTCGGTGGCCATGAAGACACCGCTCAGCTCGGGCTGGATAATAGCTGAGATGCGCTGGCTACCCATGCTACCCACGATGAGTTCATCTGGATAGATGCGCACCGACTTATGCCTTAGCAGATGGCGCAGAGCCTTAGCCTTGCGGATTATCATCGGCTCGGTTGGGTCATCGTGATGTTTAAAGTAGTCGGTGATGAGATATGCCCGCTCCGGGCACATGTGGACTTGGGTGGAGAGAAGTTCATGCTTTATGCGCCTAAAGCGTGGCGAGGCTTCTTTCTTTTCCACAGTGCTAACCTGCTTTGCCATAGATGCCCCCTTCTTGCCAGCAGAATAGGCCATTCCCCACCGCAATGTCAAGGACTGGTTCTCCCTAACTCTGCCTCTCTCCCGCCAGGAGAGAGGAGATCCTTTTAAACTAGATGCTCTAAATAATCAGGTCATCTGCAAGTTAGCTATAGAGTTGGGCTCTAGGGGGCACTCTTTAGAC
This genomic interval from Chloroflexota bacterium contains the following:
- a CDS encoding formate acetyltransferase codes for the protein MAYSAGKKGASMAKQVSTVEKKEASPRFRRIKHELLSTQVHMCPERAYLITDYFKHHDDPTEPMIIRKAKALRHLLRHKSVRIYPDELIVGSMGSQRISAIIQPELSGVFMATDLLWIDKRKTTPLHIPWRDRLKLLFGVFPYWLFRNMPVRAFSGRRRELLRYVLEQLKATYYLINEAGGIGHFLPNYQKMLRLGVKGYLETMAGKESDLHRAARVACEGLVDYAGRLGDEAERLAIKEKDEERAAGLKEIARICRRVPYNPADTFHEALQSLWLTHMAVCLEGLNSAISFGRMDQYLYPYYQRDLQEERITPQRARELLLCFSAKATEHVFLLSEGVSQYHGGYLVVQAAIVGGLDREGKDVVNDLTHIFLDVMEESGLRDPNYQARIHVGSPESYLRRAADVARKGNGVPALFNDEAAIASLVSHGYPLEEARNYAVVGCVELALPGKSFFSTDAALFNLPLCLELALNGGRRLNGRRKIGAATSDPISFTSIDQVIKAFKTQVRYMVARMINDLQVIEQGNRGYHPTPFSSMLVDGCLESGRDVTAGGALYNSSGIQGVGVADLADSLAALDYVVFQRRKYTMAKVLEALRDNFASSPELQAELLKAPKYGNDHRLPDGYANQVVHIFHSALAQHRNTRGGPYVPGFYSVTCHVAFGKRTAALPSGRKSGEPLAASMGATNGCDRLGPTALLNSVAHVDSALSPNGYAMNLRFDPNTIAGDRGLDILTGLVKGFFGSKGLEMQLNVLDPEMLEDARRNPGKYPELVVRVSGYCAYFDDLPDAAKREIINRTRLQV
- a CDS encoding HAMP domain-containing protein translates to MRLKFGIRAKILIFFLALSFISLGVTSSLAFRTIYQVRDIAKKSSATMVDEVARQSIVALEDLGRTLIQRRALYVANEMELFMRYHPALSISELTGNKELGEIAVQRVGQTGSTMAYDKTGTVYFHSTPQMVGVNLLKVGGEPVYFASIVGRSFKGEASGIYDWEDTKGEVRTKYMHCMPVEGTEFVVAASTYIDEYSAPAGELEAEITSTVKKAMQDINERVEKTQWILTGVFGGMILIAAAVIFLLSRAITRPILALTKGAEVIAKGELDYSISADTGDEIQQLAEQFNDMAKALKESYTDLERKVEDRTKQERQRAEQLRTINEVGRKISSIVHLDELLPYVGNLLHETFHYYNVNIFLMEPSSGKVALKALCLSGQKGVIPVQVPLEVDEESIVGWVAQTGEPILANDVSEDFRYRAVEALRDTKSELAVPVKIGNNVLGVLDIESTEVDAFGEADLYTAQTLADQLAVAIENARLYEETRQIAVMEERNRMAREIHDTLAQGFSGIILQLEAAEQALGEDVAAAERHLNQARSLARKSLAEARRSVWNLRPQALEQLPLVEAIKQEVDKLSQGVGVNAQFDVFGVRRGLPPEIEAGLLRICQESLTNVRKHAKATEVEVSLTFDESAVELSVSDNGVGFRPRASGGDEKKRDTFGLVSMRERARGLGGTFEVQSRRGKGTLVKVVIPTSKEVSQWEL
- a CDS encoding response regulator transcription factor, producing the protein MGAIKILIADDHPVVREGLFAMLSREADFEVVGDAKDGVEAVNKAKELKPDVVLMDLRMPEMDGVEAMRQIKSVVPDVRFIILTTYSDDEYIFSGIEAGARAYLLKDAPREDLFKAIRAVYQGESLIQPVVASKLLDRFSELSRRTPSGDELSERELEILRLMAKGAANKEISAQLSIAQSTVKTHIANIFQKLGVNDRTEAVTQALKKGIIRL
- a CDS encoding response regulator transcription factor, which translates into the protein MEKIKVLIVDDNEVVREGLKSILEPQTDIDVVGEAVDGLDAVTQAEKLNPDIILMDAHMPGIDGTEATRRIKRSLPDVKVLFLTVYGDYVGSALDAGASWYLTKDCRRQDLMEAIRVLARSNRAKAKKAG
- a CDS encoding glycine--tRNA ligase; protein product: MEKIVSLCKRRGFIFPSSEIYGGLGSCWDYGPLGVELKRNVRDAWWRAVVQERDDMVGIDASIMMHPQTWVASGHVEGFSDPLVECKACHFRWRATDLNGDSCPDCSGELTEPKQFNLMFKTFMGPVEDDASVVYLRPETAQGIFVNFDNVLATSRRKLPFGIAQMGKSFRNEITTGNFIFRTREFEQMEIEYFVKPGTDEKCFNYWVKERFNWYLKLGIREENLRLRQHAKEELAHYAKDCDDIEYLFPMGWAELEGIANRGDFDLVQHAKYSGKTLSYFDEETGERYTPYVIEPSAGVDRSTLAFLIDAYDEELAEGETRVVLHFHPELAPIKVAILPLSRNEKLVPLAREVYAELRRHFMTQYDDAQSIGRRYRRQDEIGTPFCVTIDFQSLEDKQVTIRERDSMAQIRLAIKDMANTLQSKLSGEPFATQSLWETRTPGTSE